One window of the Dendropsophus ebraccatus isolate aDenEbr1 chromosome 12, aDenEbr1.pat, whole genome shotgun sequence genome contains the following:
- the LOC138768891 gene encoding chymotrypsin-like elastase family member 3B: MLRLLLTVLLAVGACHGCGVPAYLPAGRIVNGEDAVAHSWPWMASLQYQIPRGYQHSCGGSLISPSWVLTAAHCLGEGFTYRIVLGEHDRSVEEGPEQYFAINKEDIFVHPKWDDYCPSCGYDIALIKLPREAELNDEVQLGCLPHSRGPQLYANQECYNPGWGIIYTGGPQALVLQQGLLPIVDHAQCTQPDWWGHTLDESLICAGGSGQDSCNSDSGGPLNCKGPDDRWYIQGIVSYGVYKCNTPKKPTIFTRVSLFMDWMEEIIANN, translated from the exons ATGCTGAGGTTGTTGCTGACAGTTCTGCTCGCTGTGGGGG CCTGCCATGGGTGCGGAGTGCCCGCTTACCTACCTGCAGGCCGCATTGTGAATGGAGAAGATGCAGTGGCTCACAGCTGGCCCTGGATG GCATCTTTGCAGTACCAGATCCCCAGGGGGTACCAGCACAGCTGTGGGGGCAGCCTCATCTCACCGAGCTGGGTCCTGACTGCAGCACATTGCCTTGG GGAAGGCTTCACCTATCGCATTGTTCTGGGGGAGCACGACCGAAGTGTGGAGGAAGGACCTGAGCAATACTTTGCTATCAACAAGGAAGACATCTTTGTTCACCCCAAGTGGGATGATTATTGTCCGTCGTGTGG GTATGATATCGCTCTCATCAAATTGCCGCGTGAGGCAGAACTGAATGACGAAGTGCAACTGGGGTGTCTGCCCCACTCCCGAGGACCACAGCTCTATGCTAACCAGGAGTGCTATAACCCTGGTTGGGGAATCATCTACA CCGGTGGCCCCCAGGCCTTGGTTCTTCAGCAAGGGCTCCTGCCCATCGTGGACCACGCCCAGTGCACACAGCCGGACTGGTGGGGACACACCCTGGACGAGTCTCTGATCTGTGCTGGAGGAAGTGGACAGGACAGCTGCAAT AGCGACTCCGGGGGACCCCTGAACTGTAAGGGCCCAGACGACCGATGGTACATCCAGGGAATTGTCAGCTATGGCGTCTATAAGTGCAACACGCCAAAGAAACCGACCATATTCACCCGTGTGTCCCTGTTCATGGACTGGATGGAGGAG ATAATCGCAAACAACTGA